A stretch of Bacillus pseudomycoides DNA encodes these proteins:
- a CDS encoding sigma-70 family RNA polymerase sigma factor: protein MKITGKNVVQELRKRNEKALYFVINQYGGLIKSIIGKHLSLLEDVQEECMDDILLAIWNHIEKFDEEKNTFKNWIAAVSKYKSIDYARKYAKLVNQKGLDQVGEILEKNSMPEDVVSIEMENMLSHLNKQDKEIFMKRYVEENRVEEIADDMGMKYSAIYNRLSRGRQKLRTLFLHNRLK from the coding sequence ATGAAAATTACAGGGAAAAATGTTGTACAAGAGTTAAGGAAGCGAAATGAAAAAGCACTATATTTTGTTATTAATCAGTACGGCGGGCTTATAAAAAGTATTATTGGAAAGCATTTATCTCTTTTAGAAGATGTGCAGGAAGAATGCATGGATGATATATTGCTAGCAATTTGGAATCATATTGAAAAATTTGATGAAGAGAAAAATACGTTTAAAAACTGGATTGCAGCTGTCTCAAAATATAAATCGATTGATTATGCTAGAAAATATGCAAAACTAGTAAATCAAAAAGGTCTAGATCAGGTGGGAGAAATATTAGAAAAAAATAGTATGCCAGAAGATGTAGTAAGTATCGAAATGGAGAATATGCTAAGTCATTTAAATAAGCAAGATAAAGAAATTTTCATGAAACGTTATGTAGAAGAAAATAGGGTAGAAGAGATTGCTGATGACATGGGTATGAAGTATTCTGCTATATACAACCGTTTATCAAGAGGAAGACAGAAATTAAGGACATTATTTTTACATAACCGATTGAAATAA
- a CDS encoding CPBP family intramembrane glutamic endopeptidase, with amino-acid sequence MQLTTQLTYNQKQSMSWLQFIGSFLFAFYGTRLISELFIGFPVLIYSEGVTDQKQITLITSIQDTGNSLLLLGILLLFIYKYEPLRNLIVPAINFKALKKVSTYIYLFLFFGLSIVINSFILIHLFPDATKEQSSALNLEVLKQYKLLLLLGSAVFIPIFEELIYRGIILHFFQQRFPFWLAAIGSSFLFGIGHTYSLGVMVTTFIMGLFMAILCKKTNSIIPAILFHMMNNTLAFL; translated from the coding sequence ATGCAATTGACTACACAACTTACATATAATCAGAAACAGTCTATGTCATGGTTACAATTTATTGGGTCTTTTTTGTTTGCTTTCTATGGGACAAGGCTCATATCCGAACTTTTCATAGGCTTTCCAGTTCTTATTTATTCCGAAGGGGTTACTGATCAAAAACAAATCACCTTAATCACATCCATTCAAGATACCGGAAACTCATTATTACTGTTAGGAATTTTATTGTTATTTATTTACAAATACGAACCACTAAGAAACTTGATTGTTCCAGCGATTAACTTCAAAGCACTCAAAAAGGTTAGCACATATATATACTTATTTCTTTTCTTTGGACTAAGTATTGTTATTAATTCATTTATACTTATTCACCTATTTCCTGATGCAACAAAGGAACAATCCTCCGCTTTAAATTTGGAGGTGTTAAAACAATATAAACTCTTATTACTGCTAGGAAGTGCTGTATTTATCCCAATTTTCGAAGAGCTCATCTACCGCGGCATTATCCTTCATTTCTTTCAGCAGCGTTTCCCATTTTGGTTAGCTGCAATCGGCTCTAGTTTCCTCTTTGGAATAGGCCATACATATTCATTAGGTGTTATGGTTACTACATTCATTATGGGACTATTCATGGCTATTTTATGTAAGAAGACGAATTCAATCATTCCAGCTATTTTGTTTCATATGATGAACAATACACTGGCATTTTTATAA
- a CDS encoding helix-turn-helix domain-containing protein: MDWLERINRAMNYIEQNLSSEINAKEVAKLACCSEYHFPRMFSSITGLTLSEYIRRRRLSQAAFELQNNTVVRIIDLALKYGYDSPDAFSRAFKNLHGVTPTEARSNGIELKAFPRLSFQITIKGDVEMDYRIEVLDSEIEIVGAKQKVVTKDAFNIIPTLWTDANKNGLLQRLIDMSWENPQCKLEGILGVCGKQASITDEEFDYFMGCRYKGEFASDMEKIVIPKSTWVVFPNVVAAWERLYTEWLPTSGYELADLPCIENYLAPDREPNSELWVPILKNE, translated from the coding sequence TTGGATTGGCTAGAGAGAATCAATAGGGCAATGAATTATATCGAACAAAATTTATCGAGTGAAATAAATGCCAAAGAAGTAGCAAAGTTGGCTTGCTGCTCTGAGTATCATTTTCCGAGAATGTTTTCATCTATAACAGGATTAACTTTATCAGAGTATATAAGGCGGAGACGTCTATCGCAGGCGGCATTTGAACTGCAAAATAACACAGTTGTTCGCATCATTGATCTTGCCCTTAAGTATGGGTATGATTCTCCAGATGCCTTTAGTCGCGCCTTTAAGAATCTTCATGGGGTTACTCCAACAGAGGCACGTAGTAACGGGATCGAATTAAAGGCCTTTCCGAGACTTTCCTTTCAAATTACGATTAAAGGGGATGTGGAAATGGATTATAGAATTGAAGTGCTAGATTCTGAGATTGAAATCGTAGGAGCGAAGCAAAAGGTTGTTACAAAGGATGCTTTCAATATAATTCCTACATTATGGACAGATGCGAATAAGAATGGATTACTGCAACGACTCATAGATATGTCATGGGAAAATCCACAATGCAAATTGGAAGGGATTTTAGGTGTATGCGGAAAGCAAGCTTCCATTACAGATGAAGAATTTGATTATTTTATGGGTTGCCGTTATAAGGGAGAATTCGCCAGTGATATGGAGAAAATAGTGATACCTAAAAGTACATGGGTTGTTTTTCCAAATGTTGTTGCTGCTTGGGAGCGTTTATACACGGAATGGCTACCTACTTCAGGATACGAATTGGCAGACCTTCCTTGTATTGAAAATTATTTAGCACCCGATAGAGAACCAAATAGTGAGCTTTGGGTTCCTATACTTAAGAATGAATAA
- a CDS encoding DHA2 family efflux MFS transporter permease subunit, with protein MSSVLIAGYALFCIIVFFLVNRLLRKKKTNAGEEQVPAVSKIETKQPKQEPSNVVELEASKQETQKQERQKQQMPVENVNVKAVVAVLILGMFVSILNQTIINVALPPLMNEFNVSTSTAQWLITGFMLVNGILVPISAFLVSRFTYRKLFVAAMLFFTVGSIICAISGNFTMMMTGRVIQAVGAGILMPVGMNIFMTLFPPHKRGAAMGLLGVAMILAPAIGPTVTGWVIENYNWNLMFYGMFVIGLVITLLSLKFFTLAQPVSKTKLDMFGVISSSIGLGSLLYGFSEAGNNSWSSAEVVISLIIGVIGIALFIWREMTTDNKMLDLQVFKYPTFTFTLSINAIVTMALFGGMLLLPVYLQNIRGFTPIESGLLLLPGSLIMGIMGPVAGKLFDKYGIRPLAIVGLAITTYATYEFTQLSMDTPYSVIMTDYIIRSFGMSFIMMPIMTAGMNALPMKLISHGTATQNTSRQVAGSIGTAILITIMTQQTTNHVADYGNMITKTNPILVDKVHGMGQNLASVAGSAQVGDVMSSQLLFGQISKLSAINGINDAFLIATILAGIAWVLSFFLQSGNKPNRKAGN; from the coding sequence ATGTCCTCAGTTTTAATTGCAGGGTATGCATTATTTTGTATCATCGTCTTCTTCCTTGTAAATCGTCTTTTAAGAAAGAAAAAAACGAACGCGGGAGAAGAACAAGTCCCAGCCGTAAGTAAGATAGAAACAAAGCAACCAAAGCAAGAACCTTCCAATGTAGTCGAATTAGAAGCGTCAAAACAAGAAACACAAAAGCAAGAAAGACAGAAACAACAAATGCCGGTAGAGAATGTCAATGTAAAAGCCGTTGTAGCGGTATTAATTCTCGGTATGTTCGTTTCGATTTTAAACCAAACAATCATTAATGTAGCATTGCCTCCATTAATGAATGAGTTCAATGTATCAACTTCAACAGCCCAATGGTTAATTACAGGCTTTATGCTTGTGAACGGGATTTTAGTGCCAATTAGTGCGTTCTTAGTTTCTCGGTTTACGTACCGTAAATTATTTGTAGCAGCTATGCTGTTCTTCACAGTAGGTTCTATCATTTGTGCTATATCTGGCAACTTCACAATGATGATGACAGGGCGCGTAATTCAAGCAGTTGGCGCAGGGATTTTAATGCCAGTTGGTATGAATATTTTCATGACTCTGTTCCCGCCGCATAAGCGCGGAGCTGCGATGGGATTACTTGGGGTGGCGATGATTTTAGCGCCAGCGATCGGACCAACTGTAACGGGTTGGGTTATTGAAAATTACAACTGGAATTTAATGTTCTATGGGATGTTTGTAATCGGTTTAGTTATTACATTATTATCTTTAAAATTCTTTACACTGGCTCAGCCAGTTTCAAAAACAAAGCTAGATATGTTTGGTGTTATTAGCTCGAGTATTGGACTTGGTAGTTTACTGTATGGATTCAGTGAAGCTGGAAATAACAGCTGGAGCAGTGCTGAAGTTGTTATTTCACTTATCATTGGTGTAATTGGTATAGCGTTATTTATTTGGAGAGAGATGACGACGGATAACAAAATGCTAGATTTACAAGTATTTAAATATCCAACGTTTACTTTCACGTTATCAATTAACGCGATTGTAACAATGGCATTATTCGGTGGTATGTTATTACTTCCTGTATACCTGCAAAATATTCGTGGGTTTACGCCAATTGAGTCAGGTCTCCTTCTTCTTCCAGGTTCATTAATTATGGGGATTATGGGACCAGTTGCAGGAAAGCTATTTGATAAATACGGTATTCGCCCGCTAGCAATCGTTGGATTAGCGATTACGACATATGCAACGTATGAATTTACGCAGCTGTCGATGGATACACCATATAGCGTTATTATGACGGATTATATTATCCGTTCATTTGGAATGTCATTCATTATGATGCCAATTATGACAGCTGGTATGAACGCTCTGCCGATGAAATTAATCTCTCACGGTACAGCAACGCAAAATACGTCACGACAAGTAGCGGGTTCAATTGGTACAGCGATCTTAATTACAATTATGACGCAACAAACAACGAATCACGTTGCAGATTACGGAAATATGATAACAAAAACAAATCCAATTTTAGTTGATAAAGTACACGGAATGGGACAAAACTTAGCATCCGTGGCTGGATCAGCACAAGTTGGAGACGTGATGAGCTCACAACTATTATTTGGGCAAATTTCGAAGCTATCCGCCATCAATGGTATTAATGATGCATTTTTAATCGCAACAATATTAGCGGGGATTGCTTGGGTGTTATCGTTCTTTTTACAATCAGGTAATAAGCCAAATAGAAAAGCAGGGAATTAA
- a CDS encoding HlyD family secretion protein, translating to MNQFRRMVIINIITLIVLVGGGIGGYYYYNQAENYLKTDNAKIDGKVIPIASPVAGKLTEWNAEIGKNYNENDKLGSVSVASQNGEQTMDVTIPHSATVVQSNATTNAFVGAGSPIAYAYDMSDLWVTANIEETDVDDVKKGQEVDVYVDAYPNTTLTGKVEQVGLTTANTFSMLPSSNATANYTKVTQVVPVKVSLDHSKSVNIVPGMNVTVRIHK from the coding sequence ATGAATCAGTTTCGAAGAATGGTGATTATTAATATTATCACATTAATTGTATTAGTTGGCGGCGGTATTGGCGGTTATTACTACTATAATCAAGCTGAAAACTATTTAAAAACAGATAATGCAAAAATCGACGGGAAAGTAATCCCGATCGCATCACCTGTAGCAGGGAAATTGACAGAATGGAATGCAGAAATAGGTAAGAATTACAATGAAAATGATAAATTAGGTTCTGTTTCTGTAGCCAGCCAAAATGGTGAGCAAACGATGGATGTAACAATTCCGCATAGTGCAACAGTTGTTCAATCAAATGCAACAACAAATGCGTTTGTTGGAGCTGGTAGTCCAATTGCGTATGCATACGATATGAGTGATTTATGGGTAACAGCAAATATTGAAGAAACAGATGTTGATGATGTAAAAAAAGGTCAAGAAGTTGATGTGTATGTAGATGCATATCCTAATACAACTTTAACAGGAAAAGTAGAACAAGTTGGATTAACAACTGCAAATACATTCTCTATGCTTCCATCAAGCAACGCGACAGCGAACTATACGAAAGTAACACAAGTTGTGCCGGTTAAAGTTTCATTAGATCATAGCAAATCAGTAAATATTGTTCCTGGAATGAATGTGACAGTTCGGATTCATAAGTAA
- a CDS encoding TetR/AcrR family transcriptional regulator: MSIKNTNDPRVKRTRQLIQDAFVALVGEKGFENVTVQHIAECAPVNRATFYSHYHDKYDLLDKSIEEMLVKLTEIIRPKRNNKEDFQLTFNSPHPTFLALFEHIAKNATFYNVMLGDKAAGNFFYKMMKTIQTHLTLSLSISQPNDEELMIPRDILISYVTGAHLGMIISWLKKGMIYSPHFMAMQLTRLIILGAHAAAGLEKPFEI, from the coding sequence ATGTCTATTAAAAATACAAACGATCCGCGTGTGAAACGAACGAGACAATTAATACAGGATGCTTTTGTCGCTTTAGTAGGCGAAAAAGGATTTGAAAATGTAACCGTACAGCATATCGCTGAGTGTGCCCCAGTGAACCGTGCTACCTTTTATAGCCATTATCATGACAAATATGACTTATTAGATAAAAGTATCGAGGAAATGTTAGTAAAGCTCACCGAAATAATTAGGCCTAAAAGGAATAATAAGGAAGATTTTCAACTTACATTTAACTCCCCGCATCCAACTTTTCTAGCCCTATTTGAGCACATCGCTAAAAATGCTACCTTCTATAACGTCATGCTTGGCGACAAAGCAGCAGGAAATTTTTTTTATAAAATGATGAAAACAATTCAAACACATTTAACGTTAAGCTTATCCATTTCACAGCCAAATGATGAAGAACTCATGATTCCACGCGATATTCTTATTAGTTATGTAACAGGAGCTCATCTTGGAATGATTATATCGTGGCTAAAAAAAGGTATGATTTACTCGCCACACTTTATGGCAATGCAACTAACAAGGTTAATTATTTTAGGGGCTCATGCTGCTGCTGGATTAGAAAAACCTTTTGAAATATAA
- a CDS encoding M42 family metallopeptidase yields MTKLDSTLTMLKELTDARGIAGNEREPREVMKKYIEPFADELSTDNLGSLVAKKVGEENGPKIMVAGHLDEVGFMITQIDDKGFLRFQTVGGWWSQVMLAQRVTIVTRKGDVTGVIGSKPPHILPAEARKKPVEIKDMFIDIGASSKEEAMEWGVRPGDQVVPYFEFQVMKNEKMLLAKAWDNRIGCAIAIDVLKQLKDEKHPNVVYGVGTVQEEVGLRGAKTSAHYIKPDIAFAVDVGIAGDTPGVTEKEAQSKMGDGPQIILYDASVIGHTGLRNFVVDVADELDIPYQYDSVAGGGTDAGAIHISVNGIPSLAITIATRYIHSHAAMLHRDDYENAVKLIVEVIKRLDKEAVHNITFN; encoded by the coding sequence ATGACAAAATTAGATTCGACATTGACAATGCTAAAAGAATTAACAGATGCACGCGGGATTGCAGGTAATGAGCGCGAACCACGTGAGGTAATGAAAAAATATATCGAGCCGTTTGCAGATGAACTTTCTACAGATAATTTAGGGAGTCTAGTTGCGAAAAAAGTAGGGGAAGAAAACGGTCCGAAAATCATGGTAGCTGGTCACTTAGATGAAGTTGGTTTTATGATTACGCAAATTGATGACAAAGGTTTCCTTCGTTTTCAAACAGTTGGAGGCTGGTGGTCACAGGTTATGCTTGCACAGCGTGTAACAATTGTAACACGTAAAGGCGATGTAACAGGTGTAATTGGGTCAAAACCACCTCATATTTTACCGGCAGAAGCTCGTAAAAAACCGGTTGAAATTAAGGATATGTTCATTGATATCGGTGCTTCTAGTAAAGAAGAAGCAATGGAATGGGGTGTACGACCAGGGGATCAAGTTGTACCGTACTTTGAATTCCAAGTGATGAAAAATGAAAAGATGCTACTTGCAAAAGCATGGGATAATCGCATTGGCTGTGCGATTGCAATTGACGTGTTAAAACAATTGAAGGATGAAAAGCATCCAAACGTTGTATACGGTGTTGGAACTGTTCAAGAAGAAGTAGGTCTTCGCGGTGCGAAAACATCTGCACATTATATTAAACCAGATATCGCGTTTGCGGTAGATGTTGGTATTGCTGGTGACACACCAGGAGTAACGGAAAAAGAAGCGCAAAGTAAAATGGGTGATGGACCACAAATCATTTTATATGATGCATCAGTCATTGGACATACTGGACTTCGCAATTTCGTAGTTGATGTGGCGGATGAATTAGACATTCCTTATCAATATGATTCTGTAGCTGGTGGAGGGACTGACGCAGGTGCAATTCATATTTCTGTCAATGGTATTCCATCTCTGGCGATTACGATTGCAACTCGTTATATTCACTCTCATGCGGCAATGTTACACCGTGATGACTATGAAAATGCAGTGAAGTTAATCGTAGAAGTGATTAAACGTCTTGATAAAGAGGCTGTACATAATATCACATTTAACTAA
- a CDS encoding dUTP diphosphatase yields MDLLQLFKLQKELDDRIVKEHDLQPKKLLKEKMLALLVEIGELANETRCFKYWSKKPAAERVVILEEYVDGLHFILSIGIDLGIDKNFLFYKCAQTNKTQVEIFLDTYAKVIRFTDQPSITNYIELFTSYLRLGQALEFEQEEIEKAYLDKNEVNHQRQTQGY; encoded by the coding sequence ATGGATTTACTACAATTATTTAAATTACAAAAAGAATTAGATGACCGTATTGTAAAAGAACATGATTTACAACCGAAAAAATTACTAAAAGAAAAAATGTTAGCACTGCTTGTTGAGATTGGGGAACTTGCAAATGAAACACGTTGTTTTAAATATTGGAGCAAAAAGCCAGCTGCTGAGCGTGTAGTTATACTTGAGGAATATGTAGATGGTTTACATTTTATTTTATCAATTGGGATTGATTTAGGTATTGATAAGAACTTCTTGTTTTATAAGTGTGCTCAAACGAATAAAACACAAGTTGAAATTTTCTTAGACACGTATGCGAAAGTGATTCGATTTACTGATCAGCCGTCTATTACAAATTATATTGAACTATTTACAAGCTACCTTCGTCTTGGGCAAGCTCTTGAGTTTGAACAAGAAGAAATTGAAAAAGCATATTTAGATAAAAACGAAGTGAACCATCAGCGTCAAACACAAGGATACTGA
- the rplT gene encoding 50S ribosomal protein L20 — protein MPRVKGGTVTRQRRKKVIKLAKGYYGSKNTLFKVANQQVMKSLLYAFRDRRQKKRDFRKLWITRINAAARINGLSYSRLMHGLKVAGIEVNRKMLADLAVHDEKAFAELATVAKNNLN, from the coding sequence ATGCCAAGAGTAAAAGGTGGTACAGTTACTCGTCAACGTCGTAAAAAAGTTATAAAATTAGCAAAAGGTTACTACGGTTCTAAAAATACATTATTTAAGGTTGCTAACCAACAGGTTATGAAATCTTTACTATATGCATTCCGTGACCGTCGTCAAAAGAAACGTGACTTCCGTAAATTATGGATCACTCGTATCAACGCAGCTGCTCGTATTAACGGTCTTTCTTACAGCCGTTTAATGCACGGTTTAAAAGTTGCTGGTATCGAAGTTAACCGCAAGATGCTTGCTGACTTAGCTGTTCATGACGAAAAAGCTTTCGCTGAATTAGCAACAGTTGCAAAAAACAACTTAAACTAA
- the rpmI gene encoding 50S ribosomal protein L35, whose product MPKQKTHRGAAKRFKKTGSGKLKRSHAYTSHLFANKSTKAKRKLRKAGVVSAGDFKRIRQMLDNLK is encoded by the coding sequence ATGCCTAAACAAAAAACTCATCGCGGCGCTGCAAAGCGTTTCAAAAAGACTGGATCTGGTAAACTTAAGCGTTCACACGCTTACACAAGCCATTTATTCGCTAACAAATCTACAAAAGCTAAACGTAAACTACGTAAAGCTGGTGTAGTAAGCGCTGGTGACTTCAAACGCATTCGTCAAATGCTTGACAACTTAAAATAA
- the infC gene encoding translation initiation factor IF-3 has translation MMINEQIRAREVRLVGANGDQLGIKSRNDALDLAANLNLDLVLVAPNAKPPVCRIMDYGKFRFEQQKKEKEQRKNQKVISMKEVRLSPTIDEHDFNTKLRNAIKFLEKGDKVKASIRFKGRAITHKEIGQRVLDRFSEACAEVSTIESKPKMEGRSMFLVLAPKNDK, from the coding sequence ATGATGATTAACGAGCAAATTCGTGCACGTGAAGTACGTTTAGTTGGTGCGAATGGTGATCAACTTGGCATCAAGTCTCGTAATGACGCTTTAGACTTAGCTGCAAATCTTAATCTTGATTTAGTATTGGTTGCTCCAAATGCGAAACCACCAGTATGCCGCATTATGGACTACGGTAAATTCCGCTTTGAGCAACAAAAGAAAGAAAAAGAACAGCGCAAAAATCAAAAAGTAATTAGCATGAAAGAAGTTCGTTTAAGTCCAACAATTGATGAACACGACTTTAACACAAAACTTCGTAATGCTATCAAGTTTTTAGAGAAAGGCGACAAGGTTAAAGCGTCAATTCGCTTTAAAGGACGTGCCATTACTCATAAAGAAATCGGTCAACGTGTCTTAGATCGCTTCTCAGAAGCTTGTGCTGAAGTTAGTACAATTGAATCTAAGCCTAAAATGGAAGGACGTAGTATGTTCTTAGTTTTAGCACCGAAAAACGATAAGTAA
- the thrS gene encoding threonine--tRNA ligase: MADVVKITFPDGAVKEFPKGTTTEEIAASISPGLKKKAVAGKLNDEMIDLRTPIEEDGAVSIITLDSEEGLYILRHSTAHLLAQALKRLYKDVKLGIGPVIENGFYYDIDMEEAITVEDFPKIEKEMQKIVNENLEIVRHEVPRAEALRRYEEIGDELKLELINDLPEDAVISIYEQGEFFDLCRGVHLPSTGKIKVFKLLSVAGAYWRGDSNNKMLQRIYGTAFVKKAELDEYMRMLEEAKERDHRKLGKELKLFTNSQKVGQGLPLWLPKGATIRRIIERYIVDKEASLGYDHVYTPVLGSRELYETSGHWNHYRDGMFPSMQMDNEELVLRPMNCPHHMMVYKNDIHSYRELPIRIAELGTMHRYEMSGALSGLQRVRGMTLNDAHIFVRPDQIKEELKRVVNLTLEVYKDFGLENYSFRLSYRDPEDTKKYYADDEMWEKAQGMLKEAMDEMGLEYYEAEGEAAFYGPKLDVQVRTALGKDETLSTVQLDFLLPERFELTYVGEDGKPHRPVVIHRGVVSTMERFVAFLIEEYKGAFPTWLAPVQVQVIPVSPQVHLDYAKKVQEDLQRAGIRVEVDTREEKIGYKIREAQMQKIPYMLVVGDNEVAENGVNVRKYGEQKSETIALDAFVDMIKAEGKR; encoded by the coding sequence ATGGCAGATGTAGTTAAAATTACTTTCCCTGATGGAGCTGTGAAGGAGTTTCCAAAAGGAACAACAACTGAAGAAATCGCAGCTTCTATTAGCCCAGGCTTAAAGAAAAAAGCTGTGGCTGGAAAATTAAATGATGAGATGATCGATCTTCGTACACCGATTGAAGAAGATGGTGCAGTTTCAATCATTACATTAGATTCTGAAGAGGGTTTATATATTTTACGACACTCAACAGCGCATCTTTTAGCACAAGCGTTAAAACGTTTATATAAAGATGTAAAACTTGGTATTGGCCCAGTAATCGAAAATGGCTTCTACTATGATATCGATATGGAAGAAGCCATTACAGTTGAGGACTTCCCAAAAATCGAAAAAGAAATGCAAAAAATCGTGAACGAAAACTTAGAAATCGTTCGTCATGAAGTACCACGTGCTGAAGCGCTTCGTCGTTATGAAGAAATTGGCGATGAGCTAAAATTAGAATTGATTAACGATCTTCCAGAAGATGCAGTTATTTCAATTTATGAACAAGGCGAATTCTTTGACCTTTGCCGTGGGGTTCACCTTCCATCTACAGGGAAAATTAAAGTATTTAAATTGTTAAGTGTTGCAGGTGCTTACTGGCGCGGCGATAGCAACAATAAAATGCTACAACGTATTTACGGTACTGCATTTGTGAAAAAAGCAGAGTTAGATGAGTACATGCGTATGCTTGAAGAAGCAAAAGAACGTGATCACCGTAAATTAGGTAAAGAATTGAAATTATTTACAAATAGCCAAAAAGTAGGACAAGGTTTACCGCTTTGGCTGCCAAAAGGTGCAACAATCCGCCGCATTATCGAGCGTTACATTGTTGATAAGGAAGCAAGCTTAGGCTATGACCACGTATATACTCCAGTATTAGGAAGCCGTGAACTTTACGAAACTTCTGGTCACTGGAATCACTACCGTGATGGTATGTTCCCATCAATGCAGATGGATAATGAGGAATTAGTACTTCGTCCAATGAACTGTCCTCATCATATGATGGTATATAAAAATGATATTCATAGCTATCGTGAATTACCAATCCGTATTGCAGAGCTTGGAACAATGCACCGTTATGAAATGTCTGGTGCACTATCTGGATTACAACGTGTACGTGGAATGACTTTAAATGATGCGCACATCTTCGTTCGTCCAGATCAAATTAAAGAAGAGTTAAAACGAGTAGTAAACTTAACTTTAGAAGTATACAAAGACTTCGGTTTAGAAAATTATTCATTCCGCTTATCTTATCGCGACCCAGAGGATACTAAAAAGTATTATGCTGACGATGAAATGTGGGAAAAAGCACAAGGTATGCTAAAAGAAGCAATGGATGAAATGGGTCTTGAGTACTATGAAGCTGAAGGTGAAGCAGCATTCTACGGTCCAAAACTTGACGTTCAAGTTCGTACTGCACTTGGAAAAGACGAAACACTTTCAACTGTACAATTAGACTTCTTACTTCCAGAGCGCTTTGAATTAACTTACGTTGGTGAAGATGGTAAACCTCATCGTCCAGTTGTAATTCACCGTGGTGTTGTATCAACTATGGAACGTTTCGTTGCCTTCTTAATTGAAGAGTACAAAGGTGCATTCCCAACATGGTTAGCGCCAGTTCAAGTACAAGTAATCCCAGTTTCTCCGCAAGTACATTTAGACTACGCGAAGAAAGTACAGGAAGACTTACAACGCGCTGGTATCCGTGTTGAAGTAGATACTCGTGAAGAGAAAATTGGTTACAAAATCCGTGAAGCACAAATGCAAAAAATTCCGTACATGCTTGTAGTAGGTGATAATGAAGTTGCTGAAAACGGCGTAAACGTACGTAAATATGGTGAGCAAAAATCAGAAACAATCGCATTAGATGCGTTTGTGGATATGATTAAAGCAGAAGGAAAACGCTAA